gcgTAAGTGAATATGACAGATTCAAATTAAAGCGgaaattttaaagattgataatTTATGGTCAATTGTCAATGAAAtcattcgaaatttaaattataattttatctttGGGTTACCGCATTGAAAAATTAGCtaccaataatttaataactaattgACGCCAGAAATAATCACGCTATTGCAATTTGTAGAAGATCGATACTGATAAGTTATAAAGGAAggataattttattgctttaaacaGACGAGACTCGAGAATTGTCTAGGTTTTTAGGTCAAGTGTTCTGTCtgccaaacaaatttaatatgaagACAAGCGTAATGTGGCGTAAGATGTTAAACtgttacatacattacattcaaataaaatattgctttGTTTTCCTTAAATTTATATGCGTACTATGTTTACCGTTAAATTGAACATTTAGTGTTACTATATGCagtgatttaataatttgtattttttaaatctaacgGTAGGTTTCAGTGTAGAGATTTAAGtttatatgtgtatattatataaatatatagattttgaCACACGGAAGTTATAGTTCGAGTAAGTCTCGTTTTTGGTACTCATTCTATGTATGATCACATGTAATAAAATGACAATAAGAAATAGGTGCTAGGTGTTTTTCGTATTTTTGTGAAAGCTTGAAAtgttaatatagtttttaatatttttatattaaaaaccaaatcataaaatgtatttggcgcattttatagaaattttcTTTCGCTCTAGTTCAAATCGTGTTCCACATATCACTTTATAGAGTCTGCGGAATTACAACTAAACGCTTAGTAactttcatattattttgacAGTACTGTTTTGTGTGTTCCACGATATTCATACTGCACAtgattgaattaaataaaaaatgggcATAACTATCACCCCAGTTCTCATTCCAAACACTCTAACATAGAACTACCAGCAGTGCTTAAAACGCCAACAAAAATCTTGCTTTATTTCTTGCTTTTTTATGACCTAAGCATGACATGACAGACATAAAATTTACAGCACGATGTCAAGTAGCCCTTTTCCATATACCTGTGAACTGTGCGGGGCAGAGGGCCTGACAGATGAGGGGATGCGTTCACATACATTGGAGGCCCACGTGGCAGGAAGACCAGATTGCCCCTTCTGTGACTGCACGGTACCACAGCCACAACTAGTGGACCATGTGCAAAGAGTCCATCTCCACTATCTCACGCCAGAAAGAGAGCTAATGGCGTTCATAGATGATCAAAGTCCAGGGTTAGTTAGATAAATTTGATTATTGTCGACGTGTAGTTAGTACTTACggcacaaaataattttacgtttttaaaCAATACTTAAATTCAAAACACGTAAATAAATgatgcgttttttttttatttgtggcGTAATATTTCTAGTAATGTTTAATTACTTTTctaataaaagtataatttcaGTTACGACGAAGACTCAAAAATGACAACTACAGACAGCTGCAGTTACAACACTCCGGGTTCAATCAACGGATGGCACAGCCCTGTTGAGGTCTCCACGTCTTTTCACAATGGCGCTATATCCAAGAATAATAGTTACTATCACAACGGATATCAGGAAAAGGAGAACTGTAACCATAGAAGTGAAAAAGACGAAGATAGATTCTCACGGTCGCCTAAAAATCTTAATCTAGCTAatggtgtaaaaaataacaatataagtAATGgagttattaaaaagaaaaataaagaaactgCAAATGAAAAGGAAATGATGAATGGCCTTGATAAGAAAAGTGGGTTTAGAAAATAGATTAACAATAGGTCgttgtcataaataaataccacAGATAATACTCGTTTTATATTTGAACTTTTTCCTCAGGTGTTAATTCAAGCCCAACACACAATAACGTAAATAACTATGATGGTtctccaaaaaaaaacaagttagcTATGGCAAGTGCCGGGCAGGGATCACCATTGAGATCACAGTTAGCTTTAAAACTAAAGTCGAATACACCAAAAAAATTGGCACCGACGCCAAGTCCAACTGTCCAAGTAAGtgcaaaaattatattatattttatgttctttcattaaaacacagaaaaaGTTCATCTACTGTATATAACTGGTAACATTTTACGTGTTGGCTGTCAAAAATTTGAAGTAGTTGGCGGGAATTGCAATTTGAAAGTGTACACttgtcataatttttaaattcactaGTTGTTTTAGTACTTTAAATTCTaatgttatgttaaatatacttattacttGAGCTTTACATTCGTtacattatttctaataatatatttacttacagTGTCTTCTTTGTGATTTTAAGTCATCATGTCCGCGGAAATTGGAAGAACATATAAACCGTGCACACTTCGATTTAACATCTCCTTCTGTTATGGGAAATGAAAATTCTTATGATAATTTAGATAATGCCACATTAAGTCTAGCGAACCCTACATTAGGTCTTGCAAATCCTACAATAAACTTAGATAATCCTACGTTGGCGTTAAGTGCCATGGCGTTATCACCTGGACCACATAGCTCGTCATTCCAGTGTCCTATTTGTGAGAAAGAATTTGCGAATGGCTCTGATGTGGAACTCCATGTGAATGTGGAACATCGGGACATCTTGAGTCCCCAAAAACcagttagtattttatttaaaaatcagtttctgttattaaaataatagtttgttGTTGATTgcaacattataaatattaataactttataataaatattgtcacTTTTGCtgattaaaacttaattatccCATCTATAAGGATTCTTATCATTGACACATATTGTCtggttattgtttttaattttagctaATTAGTTCACTTATATTTGCAATTTcaatcttttttaatataatatgttgggGAAGTGTAATATTACCGAAGAACAATATTTTCAGGAGCAAGTAGACAATGCATCTTGTGATGATGTGATTATGATGGAAGAGAGTCCTGTCAGCAACTGTCCAATATGTTGTCAGCCATTACCAGTCTCGCAGCATGAATTGgtaattttatctattaaaaataattaaccaaCTAAGTGTAGAGTGAAATACTATAAGGCAGTGGAAAATATCTTTCTCAATCTTAGTTAAATTTGAGTAGGCATATctcacaaataaaaattttgtatattgaCTTGAGGAATTAAAACTGTACTGTAACCCGTACCAAACAAGTAAACTGTAGACATTTTTTGGATTTGTTACTTTGACTACATGCTAagttaagaaattaaatattttgcttaAGATTCAGCACATAGAAGAACATTTTGAAAGAGGCGAAGACATGGGTGCTTCATCATTGTCTGAAGCTGAAAGAGAAGCTCAGAAGACTCGGGAAGAACAAGAGTTTCAGTTACTTAGGGTCTGTATATGactttatagttattattgttttcataaaaataagaagATTTTAAGTAATAGGCTTACAAtgtgtttatattaaagttaagCCTAGGAAAAACTCTTAATGTACTACATATTACATTAAGGCAATTGTAatgatagtttttttttgtgtttaaaaagATATGGAATAACACCTCTTAACATAGAAACTTAACGGGCACTAACCAAAATCACTCATTGTACATTTGATTTTATCTAAGTATGATGTGATGcttgaattaaaaacaataaacatgtATTGATTCTTCACTATAATTTCAATGTTTGAGTCTACATACgaattacaatacaatataaatttgtcAATGCACAAATCACATAGTTTTTATTCAATGTTTGGTAACAATTGTTGTGTATGATTTTGATATTTAGGAAATAAAAGTGGTACCTATAAAATTACTCATCTaggatgtaaaaataatttgagcCTGCATGTTTAtgggaaatttatatttacacgaaataataaatataaagttgtaTATATTGTAGGCTCAATATGGTATGGAAGAAGATGAAGAAGGCTACAGTAGTCGAGCAGCTAGCAGTCTCAAGCGAGCGGTGTACAGTGGAGCCCTATCTGTAGCTGGCTATTATGAACGCAGTGTAGGCCTTCGTCGGGCCTCTGCTTCTGGCTTGGATACAGGGTGTTCTAAAACCAGTGGTAAGTTAATTGTGtagcaaaatttttattttagcggatgatttttgttaattttggtATTgtcttttttaaacatttatttccaaataattgtttccatagattatgttaattgttttttaacacCAGGGTATGAAAAgtagatgattttttttattattttaaactagctGTGCCATGCGGATTTACCTGCATTGATTCGGTCATTGTATGTTATAATATAGCTTCAATAAATGGTTTGCCTGCCTTTTAGTGCCAAAATAATTTTGCcacattttttgttagaaatgACACTCTGTCCAGTATTATATCACTGCACTCTTAATGATGAATAGAGAAAGATAAGGATTATAATAAACTGGTGTAGATCTATTTTTTACGATTAGGAGTTGGAGTTTATCATACATATAGtgttatgtatatgttatgtGAATTTTTCGGTGCATTTTGGAtttgaaacaaaaacatatacagaatATACATACTATGTGTTCTAGGAATATTGGAAAGGATAGTGCAACTAAACGCTCAGAACCCAAGTATTGTGAAGACATACCTTTGCAGTGCGGTGGACCACTACGCCAGTACTTATGGGGATAGGGGATGGGGGTGTGGTTATAGGTgagataatttatatattataaatagaataatataagaatatgtAATGTACATTTCTATACCTACGTAAGAGCAGGTGTCAAGTGCGTCGCCGGCCTATAGTCGAGGAGAAGTTTAGATCTAcacaattgaaaattttaccgTGGTCTTGattgtgtaataaataaaacatagtaattattaggtttttttttttaattaaaagttttttgatCCTCTAGGGGGCGGGTGCCCCTACACGCCCCTCTCACTCTTTATCAGATCGTATCTATATCTTTCATAATATTTGGACTAATTTACCAGGAACATGCAAATGGTACTCTCGTCTCTCCTCCGTCACCCCCCATTTGCGGCTCTGCTCAGCGGGGTCACGGAACGTGAGTGCGACTGCGTACCCTCTATACCCACTTTACAACGACTCGTCGAGAGGGCTTGGAGTCTCGGCTTCGATACCCAGGTTAgatattataagataattATAACACATAAGGGTATTGCGCTGATATAAACCGGTTAAGTCAACACTTTACATGTATtaagagcgtacctattcttgaaaggccggcaacgcgctcgcgagccctctggcattgagagtgtccatgggcggcggtatcacttaacatcaggtgagcctcctgcccgtttgccccccgttctataaaaaaaaaaaaaattgtttaacgTTCTTGTAGCATGGTCACGCATGGTCATGTAATGTCATGCATGGCCTGTCAACTGTTCGCTCCTCGTTCTAGGAATGCCATCATGGATTGGACTTTACCATCTTGGATCTTCGACCTAACAGTTTGTCTATAATGGTAATTTTGTCATGTTGACCATGCTGTCACTAACGGTTAACGaacgattatttatttcatatttagtgCTTGACCGCATTGAATTGCAAACTTGTGACGTCATTACATTCAAAGCCTTCAACAGGGTTCCGAACAGTTGGGTTCGAAGCTGCACAACACGAGGAAATGGATTGGGGCTTGTGAAGTGGTCACTGTACTCTCGTCCCTTAGGATAAAGTAAGTCTTCCTTCACTGTAGTAAGAAATTCTAGAATCTGGAATCTCCTCTAAGTTCCACTTGTGCAGACACAAATGCCTGATCACTTACTTTCCCATTTGAATACAAGAGATATATTACGTCACTAAAGTCTGGTTATTAACAGCAGCAGCAGCAGCAGTAGGTTCAAACCCGTGCACCGTaaagtgaaggaaaacattgtaagGAAATGTCTCAAAGACAACAGACGGCTGttctacttgtctatgaaaggCAACGCttacgagccctctggcattcagagtgtccatgggcgccCATCACTGAACACTAGGTCGCTccctgttttaaaaaaaacgtgtgtgacCACGTACACGCGataaaagttatacttctttggcgtaacaagataaaaatctttacaaatttattattctgtttgtagaaaaaactaaaatgttgactatagctaacttcagggtgtcggttttttgtgacggtgtgcgcgcgcatcgtaaaaatttacgctcatcatttttcccttttccccgccaaaagaagtataacttcaaaaaatcctTTCCAGGTGTTCACTAATAGACTTCCATAAGCCGACATCAGCTGACGGAAGCCACCCAGCCCTGTTCGAGTGGGTCCACAAGTACTTCCATGATGAACCACTAGCTTTTAAACCGCCCCTGTACTTACAGCAtcaaggtatttttttttaaaataaaacttgggCTAAATATATCagatatatatagttataactagctgaccgggcaaacgtcgttttgccatgtatatcatttataataaaaaataagggttgatcgtagaggggtgaaagtagggttatatgtatgtatgttttaatgctgtatcataaaaaaataaaaatagaaaaaaatatctaaaaataaaaataaaatatttaggggtggactacccttaacaattagggggatgaaaaatagatgttgtacGATTCTCAGATATACCCAAACTCGATTCTCAGacatgcacacaaaatttcatgaaaatcgatcgagtcgtttcggaggagtttaaccacaaacaccgcgacacgagaattttatatagttataatataactgattttagtaaaattaagaTAGAAGacatacattttcatttaaatttagcaAATATACTTAGAAAACTATATAGATcatcaaaaaataattcacaaacaatttatacTGACAACCTCCTTCTTTTTAGAGTCAGGTAAGTtcgttaaatattatttatataatgaaattaaatatattttttctataataattcCAGGTCATTCGCGAACCATAATAGGCTATGAGAAACACAAGGACGGCAAGGCGACATTACTAGTGTTAGACCCATCGCATTCGCCTGCTcaggtaaaaaaataaatttaaaaaatacaaaaatataaaataatttagacacaaaaaaataaaataatttaggcacaaaaaaaataatttacaattttaaaacacaaaagaacatattttaataaaaaatgtagaataaaaaaataagaagtatttttctttataatagcTGTAAGTGcggttaaaacaaaaaatatacagcaATTTTAACTCCACGAAATTACAGGTGCGTCAAGTAGTGTGCGGAAGTATGAGCGCATGCGCCGGTGCATTGAGATTATTAAGGCGCGGCTCCAGCGCACTTAGAGCTAGGCAGTACCAGCTTTTGTGTGTCACCGGTCTTATTTCTGATGACCGGGAGTATGAGGTAAGggaacaaaaaatttaactttatcaaaATTAGTTTATCCATTTTGATGTCAGTCAAATGTGGCGTAATAATTGACGCCACATGGTCTAATGGATATAaacatgatttttatatatatatatacgtggCGGTAAAATGGCAACATTTCAAAATTAAGTCCTAATAATACATTGTTATCTGTCAATTTGACGTTTCTCTATGAGTGCTGAAAAgtacttaaatgtaaatttgcgtttagtatataaaaaaatattcgcgtaaattaaatatataatagcgGACCTGGCaaacgaaataaattttatatacgaaaatttcaaaaattattgaacacaatttcatcaaaatcagtGCAGCCGTTTAGTGACACACGCACAGAAATAAGTTCAACTATGATTTAAACTCAGACCAGAGTTTTGAGTttactgaggtcgtaggttcgatcctcgacTGATCAATTGACTTTCGGCGCGTCAGaaacaggaggctgatcacctactttcctattagattatgatcatgaaacagatacataaatctgaggcccagacctaaaaaaggttgtagcgtcattgatttcttttacatattttaaagagTCATATATCCTTGATTAACTAACGACAGTTTATAAGGCTTATATATTTCCAGGCGAGTAAAGTACTTCAGTCGGTTCGTATACCGTAATCTACAGGTTGTCCCGCCCGATGTCTACAGGTTCAATAAAGttagattattaatatttattcactAAATCACTTTAAATAATGTCGATATTATAAGTTCATTATGGTTTGTTGGAGGCTTCAGTTATACAGGGTGTGCTCAAAGTGAATAtagtatgtaatttaat
The nucleotide sequence above comes from Pieris napi chromosome 22, ilPieNapi1.2, whole genome shotgun sequence. Encoded proteins:
- the LOC125060794 gene encoding zinc finger-containing ubiquitin peptidase 1-like; amino-acid sequence: MSSSPFPYTCELCGAEGLTDEGMRSHTLEAHVAGRPDCPFCDCTVPQPQLVDHVQRVHLHYLTPERELMAFIDDQSPGYDEDSKMTTTDSCSYNTPGSINGWHSPVEVSTSFHNGAISKNNSYYHNGYQEKENCNHRSEKDEDRFSRSPKNLNLANGVKNNNISNGVIKKKNKETANEKEMMNGLDKKSVNSSPTHNNVNNYDGSPKKNKLAMASAGQGSPLRSQLALKLKSNTPKKLAPTPSPTVQCLLCDFKSSCPRKLEEHINRAHFDLTSPSVMGNENSYDNLDNATLSLANPTLGLANPTINLDNPTLALSAMALSPGPHSSSFQCPICEKEFANGSDVELHVNVEHRDILSPQKPEQVDNASCDDVIMMEESPVSNCPICCQPLPVSQHELIQHIEEHFERGEDMGASSLSEAEREAQKTREEQEFQLLRAQYGMEEDEEGYSSRAASSLKRAVYSGALSVAGYYERSVGLRRASASGLDTGCSKTSGILERIVQLNAQNPSIVKTYLCSAVDHYASTYGDRGWGCGYRNMQMVLSSLLRHPPFAALLSGVTERECDCVPSIPTLQRLVERAWSLGFDTQGSEQLGSKLHNTRKWIGACEVVTVLSSLRIKCSLIDFHKPTSADGSHPALFEWVHKYFHDEPLAFKPPLYLQHQGHSRTIIGYEKHKDGKATLLVLDPSHSPAQVRQVVCGSMSACAGALRLLRRGSSALRARQYQLLCVTGLISDDREYEASKVLQSVRIP